The following proteins are co-located in the Rheinheimera salexigens genome:
- a CDS encoding LysR family transcriptional regulator — protein sequence MLRVTLEQWRMFRSVVQFGGFNQAAQGIHKSQSSIHNAVGKIESTLNVKLFEIEGRKTVLTEAGTLMLRRANFLLDEAAKLEIVGQTLGQGTAVTLTHCGR from the coding sequence ATGCTTAGAGTCACTCTAGAGCAATGGCGGATGTTTCGCTCTGTGGTGCAATTTGGCGGTTTTAATCAAGCGGCTCAAGGCATCCATAAAAGTCAGTCTAGTATCCACAATGCAGTGGGCAAAATAGAAAGCACTTTAAACGTCAAGTTATTTGAAATCGAAGGTCGCAAAACGGTGTTAACCGAAGCCGGTACTTTAATGTTAAGAAGAGCTAATTTTCTGCTGGATGAAGCAGCTAAATTAGAAATTGTCGGCCAAACCCTGGGCCAAGGCACAGCAGTCACACTTACGCATTGCGGTAGATGA
- a CDS encoding monovalent cation:proton antiporter-2 (CPA2) family protein — translation MIEIALIYLAAAIVAVPIAKRLGLGSVLGYLLAGILIGPFALALVGDQTDVMHFAEFGVVMMLFLVGLELQPSRLWKLKNSIIGLGGLQVVLTSAVFFVIGHYALALRWETALAIGLMLALSSTAIVLQTLTEKGWIKQDAGQNAFSVLLFQDIAVIPILALLPLLAFSDTISVATDHNNLIEHYPVYGQVLISFIVIAAIIIAGRYISAPLFRYIAETRLRELFTLLALFLVIAIAVIMQKIGLSPALGTFLAGVVLADNEFRHELEVDIEPFKGLLLGLFFITVGASIDFPLLFENLSLVIMLVAGLIVVKALVLYLLAVLFNMKSKQKLLFTLALAQGGEFAFVLLSLTSTLQILSPEQSKITTLVVAISMLMAPLLLIVYDKFFNKNTQANQAYDHPEQMEATKNVIIAGYGRFGQIVGRLLSAQGYHLSILDHSSSQIDLVRRFGNKVFYGDAANRDLLAAAGANEAKLLVIAIDDADKILKIAELAKKHYPQLKIVARAIDRRHAYELLHIGVTSFERETFHSALHLAVEALTLLGNNRDDAERAGQLFSAHDQESLHKLAHLWGDDRSYGVAVKQRLDDLKQVLNADKQQQEKLDTCSGSANQAAEKQDAHINKEIKDA, via the coding sequence ATGATTGAAATTGCCTTAATATATTTAGCCGCAGCCATTGTGGCCGTTCCCATTGCCAAGCGACTAGGTTTAGGCTCGGTGCTGGGGTATTTGCTAGCCGGTATATTAATAGGCCCTTTTGCCTTAGCTCTGGTGGGCGATCAGACCGATGTGATGCATTTTGCCGAGTTCGGTGTGGTAATGATGTTATTTTTAGTCGGTTTAGAGCTGCAACCTTCTCGGCTCTGGAAGCTTAAAAATTCCATTATTGGCTTAGGTGGCCTGCAAGTGGTATTAACCAGTGCCGTGTTTTTTGTTATTGGCCATTATGCGCTAGCCCTACGTTGGGAAACTGCATTAGCCATTGGCTTAATGCTGGCATTGTCTTCAACAGCTATAGTGCTGCAAACCCTCACTGAAAAAGGCTGGATAAAACAAGACGCCGGCCAAAATGCTTTTTCGGTATTGTTGTTTCAAGATATTGCGGTTATTCCCATCTTAGCGTTATTACCCCTATTAGCTTTTAGTGACACTATTAGTGTTGCAACAGATCATAATAACCTAATAGAACACTACCCTGTGTACGGCCAAGTGTTGATTTCATTTATTGTTATCGCTGCCATTATAATTGCCGGTAGATATATTTCCGCGCCGTTATTTAGGTACATCGCAGAAACGCGGCTAAGAGAATTATTTACTCTGCTGGCACTATTCTTAGTTATTGCCATAGCCGTGATTATGCAAAAAATTGGATTATCCCCTGCTTTGGGTACTTTTTTAGCCGGTGTGGTGTTAGCGGATAACGAATTTCGGCATGAGCTTGAAGTTGATATTGAGCCTTTTAAGGGCTTGCTGCTTGGCTTATTTTTTATCACCGTTGGCGCGTCAATCGACTTTCCGTTGTTATTTGAAAACCTGTCACTAGTTATTATGCTGGTAGCCGGATTAATAGTGGTTAAAGCGTTAGTACTGTATTTGTTAGCGGTACTTTTTAATATGAAAAGTAAGCAAAAGCTGTTATTCACCTTGGCTTTGGCTCAAGGCGGTGAATTTGCCTTTGTTTTGCTATCACTCACTTCTACTTTACAAATACTTAGTCCAGAGCAAAGCAAAATTACTACCTTAGTAGTGGCTATATCCATGCTAATGGCGCCTTTACTGCTTATTGTTTACGATAAATTTTTCAATAAAAACACACAAGCTAATCAAGCATACGATCACCCTGAACAGATGGAAGCGACTAAAAATGTCATCATTGCTGGCTATGGTCGATTTGGCCAAATTGTCGGTCGCTTGCTTAGTGCTCAAGGCTATCATTTGTCTATATTGGACCACAGTTCAAGTCAAATCGATTTGGTGCGCCGCTTTGGCAATAAAGTGTTTTATGGCGATGCGGCTAACCGTGATCTATTAGCGGCCGCCGGCGCCAACGAAGCCAAACTGCTGGTTATTGCCATAGATGATGCTGATAAAATATTAAAGATTGCTGAGCTGGCTAAAAAACATTACCCGCAACTAAAAATAGTCGCCCGTGCCATTGACCGTCGCCATGCTTATGAACTGCTGCATATCGGCGTCACTAGCTTTGAGCGAGAAACTTTTCACTCGGCACTACATTTAGCCGTTGAAGCCTTGACCTTACTTGGTAATAACCGTGACGATGCCGAACGTGCCGGACAGTTATTTTCCGCCCATGATCAGGAATCTCTGCATAAACTGGCGCATTTATGGGGCGATGATCGCAGTTATGGCGTAGCCGTCAAACAGCGCTTAGATGATCTAAAACAAGTACTAAATGCGGATAAACAGCAGCAAGAAAAATTGGACACTTGCTCAGGAAGTGCCAACCAAGCCGCTGAGAAACAAGATGCGCACATAAATAAAGAGATAAAAGATGCTTAG
- a CDS encoding pirin family protein, which translates to MAKILKAKDHDIGGLSVKRVLPHQEKRMVGPFIFFDQMGPNNFPAGQGINVRPHPHIGLSTLTYLFAGSILHRDSLGNNIEIQPGDVNWMTSGKRIVHSERESFEVRANPHAISGLQCWVALPQNMAELEPAFSHTKKNDLPHITHEGVMMRLVVGEAYGLSSPVKTYSPMFYIDVVASQASVITRPNPEQEMAIFTICGEVTINGQTFGTNEFILLEPGDSQIELATDGRFIMLGGEKFEQVPFISWNFVSFSKERIKQAEDDWKNGRFPTIPGDDKEFIPLK; encoded by the coding sequence ATGGCTAAAATTCTTAAAGCTAAAGATCATGATATTGGTGGTTTAAGTGTCAAGCGCGTGTTGCCGCATCAAGAAAAGCGCATGGTTGGGCCTTTTATTTTCTTTGACCAAATGGGCCCCAATAACTTTCCTGCAGGCCAAGGCATTAATGTTAGACCGCACCCACATATTGGTTTATCAACCTTAACCTATTTATTTGCAGGCAGTATTTTACACCGTGACTCGCTAGGTAATAATATAGAGATTCAACCAGGTGATGTTAACTGGATGACATCGGGCAAAAGAATAGTCCATTCAGAACGTGAAAGCTTTGAAGTTCGGGCCAACCCCCATGCAATAAGCGGCTTACAATGCTGGGTAGCGTTACCCCAAAATATGGCCGAATTAGAACCTGCCTTTAGCCACACCAAAAAAAATGACTTACCGCACATTACCCATGAGGGTGTCATGATGCGCTTAGTGGTAGGCGAAGCTTATGGTTTAAGCTCACCAGTTAAAACCTATTCACCCATGTTTTATATTGATGTTGTTGCCAGCCAAGCCAGTGTTATCACCCGGCCTAACCCAGAGCAAGAAATGGCCATCTTCACCATTTGTGGTGAAGTTACTATTAATGGTCAAACCTTCGGCACCAATGAGTTTATTTTATTAGAACCAGGTGATAGCCAAATTGAGCTAGCAACTGATGGCCGCTTTATTATGTTAGGTGGTGAGAAATTCGAGCAAGTACCATTTATTTCTTGGAATTTTGTTTCTTTTAGTAAAGAGCGAATTAAACAAGCCGAAGATGATTGGAAAAACGGCCGTTTTCCTACCATACCGGGCGACGATAAAGAGTTTATTCCACTTAAATAA
- a CDS encoding DoxX family protein gives MNTSWLNKLLSSNAGIAALVLRVPVGLILAAHGAQKLFAWFGGYGLEGTGQWMASIGITPGFLMALLAGSAEFFGGLALALGLLTRPAALVTAFTMLVAIFTVHINNGLFMANNGYEYGLTLFVVAIVLAIQGGGSLSVDNWLVKKLTK, from the coding sequence ATGAATACATCATGGTTAAATAAATTACTGTCATCTAATGCCGGCATCGCTGCCTTAGTTTTACGCGTGCCAGTTGGCTTGATTTTGGCGGCACACGGTGCACAAAAACTCTTTGCTTGGTTTGGCGGCTATGGCTTAGAGGGCACAGGTCAATGGATGGCCAGTATTGGTATAACACCGGGTTTTCTGATGGCGTTATTAGCAGGCAGTGCTGAGTTTTTTGGTGGTTTAGCTCTGGCTTTGGGGTTGTTGACTCGCCCGGCAGCATTAGTGACAGCGTTTACTATGTTGGTTGCCATCTTTACTGTTCATATCAATAATGGCTTATTTATGGCTAATAATGGCTATGAATATGGGTTAACACTGTTTGTTGTAGCAATTGTATTGGCTATTCAAGGTGGTGGCAGCTTAAGTGTAGACAATTGGTTAGTTAAAAAATTAACTAAATAG
- a CDS encoding SHOCT domain-containing protein: protein MWVMSIIGIVWFSLSLIFILAFMDTDVDAAMGWGMLGMLYAIPYAIVGIVTTKKKSKDDSTSMQQLINLNELKEKGILTDDEFQFKKQQILG from the coding sequence ATGTGGGTGATGTCAATAATAGGAATTGTCTGGTTTTCGTTATCACTAATCTTTATTTTAGCGTTTATGGATACAGATGTAGATGCGGCAATGGGCTGGGGAATGTTGGGAATGCTGTATGCAATCCCTTATGCCATAGTCGGAATTGTGACAACTAAGAAAAAAAGCAAAGATGACTCAACGAGTATGCAACAGCTTATTAATCTCAATGAGCTAAAAGAAAAAGGCATTCTGACTGATGATGAATTCCAATTCAAAAAGCAACAAATTCTAGGTTAG
- a CDS encoding LysR family transcriptional regulator has translation MDRLEAMRAFVAVVTEGSFSQAATSLNLSPQLVSKYVSQLEKHIAVRLLNRTTRKVNLTEAGTEYFQHAQQILLSIDEMDQQLSGLQQNPSGTLKISAPVSFALKHLGSLITDFQSHHPNVNIDLQLSDRKVDIIKEGFDIALRIGQLKSSSLIAKYVAPIRLILSASPGYLNKYGTPLVAEDLKHHRYLHYSYSEMAHKDGIYQWLKTKNLDSRAGLSSNNGDVLIAAAIAGAGLALQPTFIASEAISNGQLIPVLTEHSPEPFGLYAVYAHRKLLPNKVRCFIDFIDGYFGNPPHWDKTILDHIR, from the coding sequence ATGGATAGATTAGAGGCAATGCGTGCTTTTGTTGCCGTAGTAACTGAAGGCAGTTTCAGTCAAGCAGCAACAAGCTTAAACTTATCACCTCAGTTGGTTAGTAAATACGTGTCCCAACTAGAAAAGCACATCGCTGTACGTTTGCTTAACCGCACCACCCGAAAAGTGAATCTTACAGAAGCAGGCACAGAGTATTTTCAACACGCACAGCAGATATTATTAAGTATCGATGAGATGGACCAGCAACTGAGCGGTTTACAACAGAACCCAAGCGGTACTTTAAAGATCAGCGCGCCCGTGTCGTTTGCATTAAAGCATTTGGGAAGCCTGATTACAGATTTTCAGTCGCACCACCCTAACGTTAATATCGATCTTCAGCTTAGTGATCGTAAAGTTGATATTATTAAAGAAGGTTTTGATATAGCCCTACGTATTGGCCAATTAAAAAGCTCGTCACTTATTGCTAAGTATGTGGCGCCGATCCGGCTAATCTTATCCGCATCACCTGGCTATCTTAATAAATATGGCACCCCTTTAGTCGCTGAAGATCTAAAACATCATCGTTATTTACATTACAGTTATTCAGAAATGGCACATAAAGACGGTATTTATCAGTGGCTAAAGACTAAAAATTTAGATAGTCGAGCCGGGTTATCTAGCAATAATGGTGATGTGTTAATTGCTGCCGCCATCGCGGGGGCGGGTTTAGCCTTACAACCCACTTTTATTGCTAGTGAGGCTATTAGTAATGGCCAATTGATACCGGTATTAACTGAGCATTCACCTGAACCTTTTGGTTTATATGCCGTTTATGCTCACAGAAAACTACTGCCAAATAAAGTGCGCTGTTTTATTGATTTCATCGACGGTTATTTTGGCAATCCGCCACATTGGGATAAAACTATTCTCGATCACATCCGTTGA
- a CDS encoding substrate-binding domain-containing protein: MSAKPWAKAQQSHLRIAVDEMFPHAILYQVLESVSAQYPMLQIELVESVLSGASELIKNADVDIAISPVALIDGFSEQLCQIDFMAVANPEHALHAFNRDLSEQDLKSHRQVVVRDSALLNKSDAGWLGANQRWTVSHLRTSIDMICNGLGFAWLPSSAIEQQLASGQLLPLPLRNNSRRSMQLHLIFKDGDSLGPAARAFLGELRYRCQSLLAS; the protein is encoded by the coding sequence TTGTCGGCCAAACCCTGGGCCAAGGCACAGCAGTCACACTTACGCATTGCGGTAGATGAAATGTTTCCCCATGCCATTTTGTATCAAGTGTTAGAGAGCGTTTCGGCTCAATATCCTATGTTGCAAATTGAACTGGTGGAATCCGTACTTAGCGGCGCCAGCGAGTTAATAAAGAATGCTGATGTCGATATTGCTATTTCGCCAGTGGCCTTAATAGATGGCTTTAGTGAGCAACTATGCCAGATAGATTTTATGGCGGTGGCCAACCCTGAACATGCTTTACATGCCTTTAACCGAGATCTGTCAGAGCAAGACTTAAAAAGCCATCGCCAAGTGGTGGTTAGAGACTCAGCCTTGCTTAATAAAAGCGATGCCGGCTGGCTAGGCGCCAATCAACGCTGGACGGTCAGCCATTTACGCACTTCTATAGATATGATTTGTAATGGTCTGGGCTTTGCCTGGCTACCCAGCAGCGCTATTGAGCAACAGCTTGCTAGTGGCCAATTACTGCCGCTGCCGTTACGTAACAATAGCCGTCGATCTATGCAACTGCACCTCATTTTTAAAGATGGTGACAGCTTAGGCCCGGCAGCGAGAGCGTTTTTAGGCGAGTTAAGATACCGTTGTCAATCACTGCTAGCTTCATAA
- a CDS encoding EAL domain-containing protein: MSVIAFEHNSLDFRFKSLGLNDGLPSTEILQTFQQSNGFMWFATDRGASRYDGKNFKHFHYSPGNDFHISNNFVTAITEDNQGNIWLATEFGLNRINNEGKVTVFTDTNVQQTGLASTWIQSVYSDSKGRLWVANSKATQIYNPGLNRFETIPLKQKAILDEEKNWANVFILKEDNAGNILSSDLHGLLIFDENDKEFHRLTSTSIESSQLIGSYISAVEPLKNGLVAVGTEQNGLFIIDFKSDSVKQIKSQLRHQNVSAILPFSDTALLIGHYSHGLSLIELSEGRHQAIEKNLFDNMSIVSNSIRNLFIDKLAQIWISTSGGVSIYSPFTNGSTVYRPKLNINGLSEKSLGGQDIYDSFYRENELWVAHEQGLDVIDLKTKLVTQNILADFVPDAKFSIFQMAVTDKGIWLALDIGLGFYHFTDKTLALYLNEQGNPYGLTKNEIYTVLPDGEGVWITGYMDVGLKYFDPKIGVVKDYLGEDSQYSIGGNYTSTKIESTINELWLATTEGVFRVNKDTGEHLMYMVGNGQNYIRARDIIEGDNGEFWVATQGAGLTKIQTQPNSWEIDTTYYSVEHGFPQNELTSLSKNGDLIWLTGTNIVISFNSKTLEVLTYPSLLNINDLSFTGNSSSIVDNVLYLGSNRGVVELNLQVIKQNNIQTTLEFTQIKAGQTVLYKGLASKRLAEDEISYADNHISFSFAALDLVNPKLNQYSFKLNGYDKNWTDPNTSSTVTYSNLSTGKYTFMVKATNSDGYWSDETLEYNFTILRPWWHFALISLILILILGSIFYLFSKKRYMRWLHTQVYVDTLTGLANRLKFNDWYDKLFNQNITFALFIIDLDYFKDVNDSYGHDVGDKYLIEAAKRMQSCIRQSDLLSRLGGDEFTVIIEQFKDNDNLVKIADKLTVALASPYAINGHEINGSASIGIAIYPDDGATSQTLFSNADSALYAAKEAGRNSVLFFNESLSKNLKRNLKIRSWFKTAIKNDEFKLFYQPKVNPKTNEIMGYEALLRCFHPVAGVISPFEVISVAEKSGDIYEIGSWIFKQACIQIKQWHNAGKLTGPVSINISAIQLTNRNFVNDIKSILIQTQAPVQFIEIELTETTLLENVEQTRETLNEIKQLGISIALDDFGVGYSSLSYLTKFPIDTLKIDRSIIINAALDATAFIVLKNIYQLALDLNIKVVAEGVETAEQLAMFNSLHQVLIQGYYYSPAVSAAEAEELNFHHKNLEKLTFNDESEIVDDSEQQDRG; encoded by the coding sequence ATGTCTGTTATTGCATTTGAGCACAATAGCTTAGACTTTCGCTTTAAAAGCTTAGGTTTAAATGATGGCTTGCCTTCAACCGAAATATTACAAACATTTCAACAAAGTAACGGCTTTATGTGGTTTGCAACGGATCGTGGTGCCAGCCGTTACGATGGTAAAAACTTTAAACATTTTCATTATTCCCCCGGCAATGATTTTCACATCTCTAATAATTTTGTCACCGCTATCACTGAAGATAACCAAGGTAATATTTGGTTAGCGACTGAATTTGGTTTAAATCGGATTAATAATGAAGGCAAAGTAACTGTTTTTACGGACACAAATGTCCAGCAAACAGGCTTGGCAAGCACTTGGATTCAATCTGTTTATTCAGATTCTAAAGGACGGCTTTGGGTGGCTAATTCAAAAGCTACTCAAATCTATAATCCAGGATTAAATCGGTTTGAAACTATTCCTTTAAAACAAAAAGCGATTTTAGATGAAGAAAAAAACTGGGCAAATGTATTTATTCTTAAAGAAGATAATGCCGGTAATATATTAAGCTCAGATTTACATGGTTTACTCATATTTGATGAAAATGATAAAGAGTTTCATCGATTAACATCTACAAGTATTGAAAGTTCACAATTAATTGGTAGTTATATAAGTGCGGTTGAACCCCTGAAAAATGGCCTTGTAGCGGTAGGCACTGAACAGAATGGTTTATTTATTATCGACTTTAAGTCGGATAGTGTTAAACAAATTAAATCACAACTTAGGCATCAAAACGTATCGGCTATATTACCTTTTTCAGACACAGCTTTATTAATAGGTCATTACAGCCATGGCCTGTCGCTAATTGAACTGTCAGAGGGGCGTCATCAGGCCATAGAAAAAAACCTATTTGATAATATGTCGATTGTTTCAAATAGCATCAGAAACTTATTTATAGACAAGTTGGCGCAAATATGGATTTCGACCAGTGGTGGAGTCTCAATTTATTCACCTTTCACCAATGGCAGTACAGTTTACCGACCCAAGCTGAATATTAATGGCTTATCTGAAAAAAGCCTTGGTGGTCAAGATATTTATGATAGTTTTTATCGAGAAAATGAGCTATGGGTTGCTCATGAACAAGGGCTAGATGTTATTGATTTAAAAACAAAGTTGGTTACTCAAAATATTTTAGCTGATTTTGTTCCTGATGCAAAATTTTCTATATTTCAAATGGCTGTCACTGATAAAGGAATTTGGTTAGCGTTAGATATTGGGCTTGGTTTTTATCATTTTACGGATAAAACCTTAGCACTGTATCTAAATGAGCAAGGTAACCCGTATGGGCTAACTAAAAATGAAATTTACACGGTTTTACCAGATGGCGAGGGTGTTTGGATTACCGGTTACATGGATGTCGGACTTAAGTATTTTGATCCTAAAATCGGCGTTGTCAAAGATTACTTAGGTGAAGATTCGCAGTACTCAATAGGTGGAAACTACACCAGCACTAAAATTGAGTCAACTATAAATGAATTATGGCTGGCAACTACTGAGGGTGTATTTAGGGTGAATAAAGACACCGGCGAACACCTAATGTATATGGTAGGAAATGGTCAAAACTATATAAGAGCAAGGGACATTATAGAAGGTGATAATGGTGAGTTTTGGGTGGCAACACAAGGTGCGGGTTTAACGAAAATTCAAACCCAGCCTAACAGTTGGGAAATTGATACAACCTATTACTCAGTAGAGCATGGCTTTCCGCAAAATGAACTGACCTCTTTAAGTAAAAATGGTGATTTAATCTGGCTGACAGGAACTAATATTGTGATTAGTTTCAATAGTAAAACCTTAGAAGTGTTAACTTATCCCAGCCTGTTGAATATCAACGACCTGTCATTTACAGGTAATTCATCAAGTATTGTCGATAATGTATTATATCTTGGCAGCAATAGAGGCGTAGTAGAGCTTAATTTACAGGTTATTAAGCAAAATAATATTCAAACCACTTTAGAATTTACTCAAATTAAAGCCGGGCAGACTGTTCTGTATAAAGGCCTAGCATCAAAAAGGTTAGCTGAAGATGAGATATCTTACGCAGATAATCATATAAGCTTTTCATTTGCAGCCCTAGATCTTGTTAATCCTAAGCTTAATCAATATAGCTTTAAGCTCAATGGCTACGATAAAAATTGGACCGACCCTAATACGTCTTCAACGGTTACTTATAGCAATTTATCTACGGGAAAATATACTTTTATGGTTAAAGCGACCAATAGCGATGGTTATTGGTCGGATGAAACACTTGAATATAACTTTACTATACTGCGGCCATGGTGGCACTTTGCTCTTATTAGCCTGATCCTAATACTGATCCTTGGCAGTATTTTTTATCTGTTTTCTAAAAAGCGATATATGCGCTGGCTGCATACTCAAGTCTATGTGGATACATTAACCGGCTTAGCAAATCGTCTTAAGTTTAATGATTGGTACGATAAGTTATTCAACCAAAACATCACCTTTGCTTTGTTTATTATAGATTTAGATTACTTTAAAGATGTGAACGATTCTTATGGCCATGATGTTGGAGATAAATATCTTATTGAAGCAGCCAAGCGCATGCAAAGCTGCATTCGGCAAAGCGATCTGTTATCCCGCTTAGGTGGTGATGAATTTACCGTTATTATCGAGCAATTTAAAGATAACGATAATTTGGTGAAAATAGCGGATAAATTAACAGTTGCTCTTGCTAGCCCCTACGCAATTAATGGCCATGAAATTAATGGTAGCGCAAGTATTGGCATAGCTATTTATCCTGACGATGGTGCAACTAGCCAAACTTTATTTTCTAATGCTGACTCGGCGCTTTATGCGGCAAAAGAAGCTGGCCGTAATAGTGTACTTTTCTTCAATGAGTCCTTAAGTAAAAACTTGAAGCGTAATCTTAAAATACGAAGTTGGTTTAAAACAGCCATTAAAAATGATGAGTTTAAGCTTTTCTATCAACCAAAAGTTAACCCTAAAACGAATGAAATAATGGGTTATGAAGCTTTATTACGCTGCTTTCATCCAGTTGCGGGTGTGATCTCTCCTTTTGAAGTGATAAGTGTGGCAGAAAAGTCGGGTGACATATACGAGATAGGCAGTTGGATCTTTAAGCAAGCTTGTATTCAAATAAAACAATGGCATAACGCTGGTAAGTTAACCGGACCAGTATCAATAAACATCTCGGCTATCCAACTTACCAACCGTAATTTTGTCAACGATATAAAATCAATTTTAATTCAAACACAAGCACCAGTGCAATTTATAGAAATTGAATTAACAGAAACCACTTTGTTAGAAAATGTTGAACAAACACGCGAAACACTAAATGAAATAAAACAGCTAGGCATTAGCATAGCCTTAGATGACTTTGGTGTCGGCTATTCTTCACTGAGTTACCTGACTAAGTTTCCTATTGATACCCTAAAAATTGACCGATCAATTATTATTAATGCAGCGTTAGATGCAACGGCATTTATTGTGCTTAAAAATATTTATCAGTTAGCCTTAGATTTAAATATAAAAGTGGTAGCTGAAGGAGTCGAAACGGCAGAGCAACTCGCTATGTTTAACTCGCTTCATCAAGTATTAATCCAAGGCTATTATTACAGCCCAGCGGTATCTGCTGCAGAGGCTGAAGAGTTAAATTTTCATCACAAAAATCTCGAGAAGCTTACTTTTAACGATGAAAGTGAAATTGTTGATGATAGTGAACAACAGGATAGGGGTTAA
- a CDS encoding bifunctional alpha/beta hydrolase/OsmC family protein, with product MREKLTFISNGISLSGLLESPASHVKAYAIFAHCFTCGKDIAAATRISRALVAKGIAVLRFDFTGLGNSDGDFANTNFSSNLADLTAAADYLAKHYQAPQLLIGHSLGGAAVLAVANRIKSVNAVVAIAAPAKAEHVIKNFADSVDAIKRDGVATVKLGLREFSIQKQFIDDVNANSQHHFGLNGKALLILHSPVDTVVSINEAEKIYSSVKHPKSFISLDKADHLLSNKADAEYAATVISSWADKYLHTDTDDVADDITNDISDDATDDAAEKTITENGSLVVTEKDHNFTLNVSSDSHFWLADEPLAVGGQNLGPDPYEHLLAALGTCTVMTMRMYAKHKKLAITDISVSLSHSKNYHQDCKNCDEQDGHVELISRKIKIVGDISDEQRQRLLAIADKCPVHKTLHSKLVVETTAE from the coding sequence GTGAGAGAAAAGCTAACCTTTATAAGTAATGGCATCAGTCTATCTGGGTTGTTAGAAAGCCCGGCCAGCCATGTAAAAGCTTATGCAATATTTGCCCACTGCTTTACCTGTGGCAAAGACATTGCTGCGGCAACCAGAATATCACGTGCCTTAGTAGCAAAGGGTATTGCTGTGCTGCGCTTTGATTTTACTGGTTTAGGTAATAGTGATGGTGACTTTGCTAATACCAACTTTAGCTCGAACCTTGCTGACTTAACCGCGGCAGCTGATTATTTAGCTAAGCACTACCAAGCACCACAATTACTAATTGGCCATAGCCTTGGCGGTGCTGCCGTGCTTGCGGTGGCTAATAGAATTAAATCTGTTAACGCTGTGGTTGCAATAGCCGCACCGGCCAAAGCTGAGCATGTTATCAAAAACTTTGCCGACAGTGTTGATGCCATCAAACGAGATGGCGTAGCAACGGTAAAATTGGGGCTAAGAGAGTTTTCTATCCAAAAGCAGTTTATTGATGATGTTAATGCCAATAGTCAGCATCATTTTGGCCTTAACGGTAAAGCGCTGTTAATTTTACACAGTCCGGTTGATACGGTGGTGTCTATTAATGAAGCTGAAAAAATCTACAGCAGTGTTAAACATCCTAAAAGCTTTATTTCGTTAGACAAAGCCGATCACTTATTATCCAATAAAGCAGATGCAGAATATGCCGCTACTGTAATTAGCAGCTGGGCAGATAAGTATCTGCATACAGATACCGATGACGTAGCTGATGACATCACTAATGATATAAGCGATGACGCTACTGATGATGCAGCAGAAAAAACCATTACTGAAAACGGCAGCTTAGTAGTAACAGAGAAAGATCATAACTTTACCCTTAATGTCAGCAGTGATAGTCATTTTTGGTTAGCTGACGAACCCTTGGCAGTAGGCGGGCAAAACCTTGGCCCCGATCCATACGAGCATTTGTTAGCGGCTTTAGGTACTTGCACTGTAATGACAATGCGCATGTATGCCAAGCATAAAAAGTTGGCCATTACTGATATTAGCGTCAGCTTAAGTCACAGCAAAAACTACCATCAGGATTGTAAAAACTGTGACGAACAAGATGGCCATGTCGAGCTTATCAGCCGAAAAATAAAGATTGTTGGCGATATTAGCGATGAACAACGACAAAGGCTGCTGGCTATCGCCGACAAATGCCCGGTGCATAAAACACTACATAGTAAATTAGTTGTTGAAACGACTGCAGAATAA